In Rhineura floridana isolate rRhiFlo1 chromosome 1, rRhiFlo1.hap2, whole genome shotgun sequence, the following proteins share a genomic window:
- the LMBRD2 gene encoding G-protein coupled receptor-associated protein LMBRD2 isoform X3: MTIYNRCKVDVNSSPTESITSNGSYTTPTPRKHECFKPWSYIPDGIMPIFWRVVYWTSQFLTWILLPFMQSYARSGGFSITGKIKTALIENAIYYGTYLLIFGAFLIYVAIHPKFNLQWSQLQTIGIAAANTWGLFLLVLLLGYGLVEIPRSHWNGAKKGYLLMKTYFKAAKLMTEKADAEENLEDIMEEVRKVNESIKYNHPLRKCVDTILKKCPVEYQERMGRNMDDYEDFEERPNTYPTEKNLVKLHKQVIYSVQRHRRTQVQWRILLEQAFYLEDVAKNETSATHQFVHTFPSQEPENKIAQYLYTPIVEWYWECLLRPWFHRILAISLATFSIIVVWSECTFFSTNPVLSLFAVFINLAEKTYNYFYIEMACFFTIFFLSICVYSTVFRIRVFNYYYLASHHQTDAYSLLFSGMLFCRLTPPLCLNFLGLTHMDSTIAQSTAQPTAYTSIMGSMKVLSFIADGFYIYYPMLVVILCVATYFSLGTRCLNLLGFQQFMGDNEMTSDLIDEGKELIRREKRKRQRQEDGENRRREWKERYGNNREDSSRNRNVQADQKESSFTETNTNRLASKYTRSNGRNERDRVELLQDAEPLDFNADSIREDPLDSDSRRYQPGGRYLSMSRSRIFDDV, encoded by the exons GATTCTGTTACCCTTTATGCAGTCGTATGCTAGGTCAGGAGGCTTTTCCATTACTGGAAAGATTAAAACAGCATTAATTGAAAATGCAATCTACTATGGGACATACCTTCTGATTTTTGGAGCATTTTTAATATATGTGGCTATACATCCAAAGTTCAACCTGCAATG GAGTCAGCTCCAGACAATTGGAATAGCTGCTGCCAACACCTGGGGCCTATTCCTCCTGGTGCTGCTGTTAGGGTATGGCCTGGTTGAAATTCCACGCTCTCACTGGAATGGAGCAAAGAAAGGTTACCTTCTTATGAAAACTTATTTCAAGGCGGCTAAATTGATGACTGAGAAGGCAGATGCAGAAGAAAACTTGGAGGATATTATGGAG GAGGTCCGCAAAGTAAATGAAAGCATCAAATACAACCACCCTTTGAGAAAATGTGTGGATACAATACTGAAGAAG TGTCCTGTTGAGTATCAGGAAAGAATGGGTAGGAATATGGATGACTATGAAGACTTTGAAGAAAGGCCCAATACTTATCCAACAGAGAAAAACCTGGTCAAACTTCATAAGCAG GTAATTTATTCAGTTCAAAGACATCGTCGCACACAGGTCCAGTGGCGAATTCTTTTAGAACAAGCCTTTTACCTGGAGGATGTGGCAAAAAATGAAACCAGTGCCACTCATCAATTTGTTCATACTTTTCCATCTCAAGAACCTGAAAACAAAATTGCCCAGTATCTGTACACACCAATTGTTG AGTGGTACTGGGAGTGTCTTCTGAGGCCATGGTTTCACAGGATCCTTGCAATTAGTTTGGCCACATTTTCTATCATTGTTGTGTGGTCGGAATGCACATTTTTCAGTACAAatccagttctgtccctgtttgccGTCTTCATAAACCTGGCAGAAAAGACTTACAACTATTTCTACATAGAG ATGGCTTGTTTCTTTACCATCTTTTTCCTCAGTATCTGCGTTTACTCTACTGTCTTCAGGATCCGTGTATTCAACTATTACTATTTAGCTTCTCACCATCAGACAGATGCATACAGTTTGCTTTTCAGTGGCAT GCTGTTCTGCCGTTTAACTCCTCCACTGTGTCTGAATTTCTTGGGCTTGACTCATATGGATTCAACAATTGCACAGAGTACAGCTCAGCCAACTGCATATACATCT ATAATGGGATCCATGAAAGTGTTATCCTTCATTGCAGATGGGTTTTATATCTATTATCCCATGCTGGTTGTCATTCTCTGTGTTGCTACTTACTTTAG ttTAGGAACTCGATGTTTGAATCTTTTGGGATTCCAGCAGTTCATGGGAGACAATGAGATGACCTCAGACTTAATAGATGAAGGAAAAGAGTTAATCCGAAGAG AAAAAAGAAAACGGCAAAGACAGGAAGATGGTGAAAATAGGAGAAGG GAGTGGAAAGAACGATATGGAAACAACCGTGAAGATTCTTCTAGAAACAGAAATGTTCAAGCAGACCAAAAAGAGTCTAGCTTCACAGAGACCAATACAAATAGAT TAGCTTCTAAGTACACCAGATCAAACGGGAGGAATGAGAGAGATAGAGTAGAACTTCTCCAGGATGCAGAACCTCTGGACTTTAATGCTGACTCAATTAGAGAAGATCCTCTGGACTCTGATTCAAGAAG GTACCAGCCTGGTGGAAGATACTTGTCAATGTCGCGAAGCAGAATATTTGATGATGTCTAA